In Saccharicrinis fermentans DSM 9555 = JCM 21142, a genomic segment contains:
- a CDS encoding TlpA family protein disulfide reductase, protein MKKVLFSLVLVLNLVACIKETPKYALFTGKIDNIDNKEVWLIKADKSFSKKISIDSNGNFADTINANPGLYLLTAGKNKMSVYLDNGSAINITADAKDFLNSLDVSGIGAEATNYLLAKNKMIAELKGKGMDVYKLEEADFENKFKGLCNTLNAQLDAAQGMAPAFIALEKRNLNYEYLNELSRYAGGYHRQWAQKRDYKPSKSLLVGLNDVDLNNEVDFYFSGAYKEIVNRFYNKKINQLIKKDSIDYGLIKVTIYSTIPNQTIKNELIISGAESTIYNTGKFEEFYKIFMAASTNEENNAKITKIYNRLIELNQGRQSPKFVDYENNAGGTLSLDDLKGKYVFIDVWATWCGPCVAELPHLKKLEKAYRGKNIRFLSISVDDSKDHDKWKKMIVDKKLGGIQVLADSSFNSQFVQDYIIRSIPRFILLDPEGVIVTQHAPRPSNPEIIDLFNSLNIGVK, encoded by the coding sequence ATGAAGAAAGTATTATTTAGTTTAGTATTGGTTTTAAATCTGGTGGCCTGCATCAAAGAAACTCCGAAGTATGCCCTATTTACTGGTAAAATTGACAATATTGATAATAAAGAGGTATGGTTAATAAAAGCGGATAAGTCGTTTAGCAAGAAAATTTCGATTGATTCAAATGGTAATTTCGCCGATACAATCAATGCGAATCCTGGATTATATTTGCTAACTGCAGGTAAAAATAAGATGAGTGTATATTTAGACAATGGGAGTGCTATTAACATTACAGCAGATGCCAAGGATTTTCTTAATTCCCTAGATGTTTCAGGTATAGGGGCTGAAGCCACAAACTATCTTTTAGCTAAGAATAAAATGATAGCGGAACTAAAAGGTAAAGGCATGGATGTTTATAAGTTGGAAGAAGCTGATTTTGAAAATAAATTTAAGGGACTATGTAATACCTTAAATGCCCAATTAGATGCAGCCCAAGGAATGGCTCCTGCCTTTATAGCTTTAGAAAAACGCAATCTAAATTATGAGTATTTAAATGAATTATCACGTTACGCCGGTGGTTATCATAGGCAATGGGCTCAAAAGCGAGACTATAAACCTTCTAAAAGTTTGTTGGTAGGATTAAATGATGTAGATCTGAATAATGAGGTTGATTTTTACTTTTCGGGTGCCTATAAAGAAATAGTTAATCGTTTTTATAATAAAAAAATCAATCAATTAATTAAAAAAGACTCCATTGATTACGGTCTTATAAAGGTTACCATCTATTCAACCATTCCAAATCAAACCATAAAGAACGAACTGATTATCTCTGGAGCGGAAAGTACCATTTATAATACAGGAAAATTTGAGGAATTTTACAAAATATTTATGGCTGCTTCTACAAACGAAGAAAATAATGCTAAGATTACCAAAATTTACAATAGATTAATTGAACTAAATCAAGGTCGCCAGTCACCAAAGTTTGTTGATTATGAGAACAATGCAGGAGGAACGCTTTCGTTGGATGACCTAAAAGGGAAATATGTTTTTATAGATGTTTGGGCCACATGGTGTGGACCTTGTGTTGCTGAATTGCCGCATTTAAAGAAGTTAGAAAAAGCCTATCGCGGCAAGAATATTCGTTTTTTGAGTATTTCGGTTGATGATTCTAAAGATCATGATAAATGGAAAAAAATGATTGTAGATAAAAAACTGGGTGGTATTCAAGTGCTTGCAGATAGTTCCTTTAATTCTCAATTTGTACAAGATTATATAATTAGATCAATTCCTCGTTTTATATTATTGGACCCAGAAGGTGTAATTGTAACTCAGCATGCACCACGTCCTTCGAATCCGGAAATAATCGATTTATTTAACTCGTTAAATATTGGAGTCAAATAA
- a CDS encoding PKD-like family lipoprotein, whose product MKIVNRIIYSLLIGSVMVSCIKDDGDYDYIELNGVDFSNLPTEQNAIIGSNVVIYGDIITDIPEEDRSYAWYIPALGSGAWVADTISTDKDLNMLTSLSPGLQNLVYSVYDTKHDVRYNKPIELYVVTPFSQGWAILKEKDGLAEFDFISEITEDHVVDVFENVAKVSLTGTPINIGFNWNTYLGWNQMFICTSEGGAYFDGISMKLDTYITDRFNSTNSLEFPFTASGINDRTDSYGWPMLAGGKLYAKPGRYLEDGWWEFPAEGDYYITDKFAASAAHVVYFDEKNKRYVVNAMNGYYMDYYKLIPTVMIDPDNDLFDPGNLNMDCMYMEQVRSTYQVISVLKDDSGTYYLQRFMSSWYNGFESYANIELAPGLVDDNSQYANDNVYDFTYFSQGNKLHRYNRVSDVINQDYLVLTGDVKKLEVHKEGGILAVVYDNGAGSKIEIRDMLDGGVILETYEIDSKVVEIEHKLDD is encoded by the coding sequence ATGAAAATTGTAAATAGAATTATATATAGTTTATTAATAGGATCCGTTATGGTATCCTGTATAAAAGATGATGGTGATTACGATTACATTGAATTGAATGGAGTTGATTTTTCGAACCTACCAACAGAACAAAATGCAATTATTGGTAGTAATGTGGTTATTTATGGAGATATTATTACTGATATTCCAGAAGAAGATCGTTCTTATGCCTGGTATATACCAGCTTTAGGTTCAGGTGCTTGGGTGGCAGATACGATAAGTACAGATAAAGATTTGAATATGCTTACTTCGTTATCTCCCGGTTTGCAAAATTTAGTCTATTCTGTTTATGACACAAAACATGATGTTAGATATAATAAACCCATTGAATTATATGTTGTGACTCCATTTAGTCAGGGGTGGGCCATCCTAAAAGAAAAAGATGGTTTAGCCGAATTTGACTTTATTTCTGAAATTACGGAGGATCATGTTGTAGATGTTTTTGAGAATGTAGCCAAGGTAAGTCTAACTGGAACCCCTATTAATATTGGCTTTAACTGGAATACTTATCTTGGATGGAACCAAATGTTTATTTGTACGAGTGAAGGTGGTGCCTATTTCGATGGAATTTCTATGAAACTGGATACATATATCACAGATCGGTTCAATTCAACAAACAGTCTGGAATTCCCATTTACAGCATCTGGAATTAATGATAGGACGGATAGCTACGGTTGGCCTATGTTAGCAGGTGGAAAATTGTATGCTAAACCAGGTAGGTATCTTGAAGATGGATGGTGGGAATTTCCTGCAGAGGGTGATTATTATATAACTGATAAATTTGCTGCGTCGGCTGCGCATGTTGTGTATTTTGATGAAAAAAATAAACGATATGTGGTAAATGCAATGAATGGCTATTATATGGATTATTATAAGTTAATACCTACGGTGATGATTGATCCAGATAATGATCTTTTTGATCCAGGAAACTTAAATATGGATTGTATGTATATGGAGCAGGTACGTTCTACTTACCAGGTTATATCTGTTCTTAAGGATGATTCGGGAACTTACTACCTGCAAAGGTTTATGTCATCTTGGTATAATGGTTTTGAATCTTACGCAAACATAGAGCTTGCACCTGGTTTAGTGGATGATAATTCGCAATATGCTAATGATAACGTGTATGATTTTACCTATTTTTCTCAGGGAAATAAACTTCATCGCTACAATAGGGTGTCTGATGTTATTAATCAAGATTATCTTGTATTAACTGGGGATGTTAAAAAACTAGAGGTACATAAGGAAGGTGGTATTTTAGCTGTTGTATATGATAATGGTGCAGGATCAAAAATTGAAATACGCGACATGCTTGATGGCGGCGTTATTTTAGAAACCTACGAAATTGATTCTAAAGTTGTTGAAATAGAACATAAATTAGATGACTAA
- a CDS encoding DUF4843 domain-containing protein, whose protein sequence is MKTKNISIILIFWVFVLSCSKDEVTKYRGVDYVYYEDEVNAEGEYPSKYFTFLFEDESTEEKIIEIPVLVSGEMSDKDRVFSVEIVDTLTTAVEGTHFVIDPDIQLITNQSPGGNLIVNILRTPDMKDTEYTVGLKITSNDNFTSSFSQVYTLRFSDFLAQPDWWYPWTKYAGVSGTYPYIGEFTVTKCLLWMEYNDVMDGTNPIGEHISRFNTYVGEWQYNDATVFAIMYGFGKWLESHPDAPIYDENGDLVVNTLN, encoded by the coding sequence ATGAAAACTAAAAATATATCTATAATACTTATCTTTTGGGTATTTGTTCTTTCCTGTTCAAAAGACGAAGTGACCAAATATCGAGGTGTTGATTATGTTTATTATGAAGACGAAGTGAATGCGGAAGGTGAATATCCTTCAAAATATTTTACCTTCTTATTTGAGGATGAATCAACAGAGGAGAAGATTATTGAGATTCCCGTATTGGTGTCAGGTGAAATGTCTGATAAGGACCGAGTATTTTCGGTTGAAATTGTTGATACTCTGACAACGGCTGTAGAAGGTACACATTTTGTTATTGACCCAGATATACAGCTGATTACTAATCAATCTCCGGGAGGAAACCTAATCGTTAATATATTGAGAACTCCGGATATGAAAGATACAGAATACACTGTAGGATTAAAAATCACTTCAAATGATAATTTTACTTCGTCTTTTAGCCAGGTGTATACCTTGCGATTTAGTGACTTTTTAGCTCAACCTGATTGGTGGTATCCCTGGACTAAGTACGCAGGCGTTAGTGGTACTTATCCTTATATTGGGGAATTTACGGTAACCAAATGTTTGTTGTGGATGGAGTACAACGATGTAATGGATGGTACCAATCCAATTGGAGAACATATAAGTAGGTTTAATACTTATGTGGGCGAATGGCAGTATAATGATGCAACTGTATTTGCTATAATGTACGGCTTTGGAAAGTGGTTAGAGAGTCATCCGGATGCTCCAATATATGATGAGAATGGGGATTTAGTTGTAAATACACTTAACTAA